Proteins from a genomic interval of Stenotrophomonas maltophilia:
- a CDS encoding peptidoglycan-binding domain-containing protein, giving the protein MPTNIDTHDLDATSGAVYFAVGRGTEGGPASYHLAIAGITQGVTEPHWGTVNKVAQNSGYSLGAIQVDFGQRGEWALGAIDGHALKAGETTYVDAVIDQASSYAKAHNLPFTQDHADLRRDLLSHGNGLSGRSSIQFIDTNTRDSINAWAGSAEGKQWIHANIDYPQVRNATRIGMTMVDAHGSGIAEENRFEAISLIAKTANQLPSQLPKLQKVLEDGGDYEALRAKAGQIRETYQYFDAPKAGDIAVRYEDAYANNKDAMDRAHAKVSSRDYSPAGEHNDADIQVALGQIGAPRQQAGSQTLKEGSSGRDVLKLESNLVTLGHASADGQQTLNPDRRFDATTRKAVEDFQREHNLDPVDGKAGPATLAAIDRDARELQGNLAALGLTDAKGQAISSDGYLGSGSRHAINTFQQQHGLPATGIADAETRQALANEVQQRAQGQGNTPEQQAAAEPARETVYPMSDPRSPQNWLYTETLVQVKFAEEARGLPSGEHSEKLAAALTVEAARAGLYRVDRVELNQDGSMARAVQANALHDESALNRNTAPVSTADAMRQSVQENSERALQVSDQQREQQKIDQQTQQHGPRAMMA; this is encoded by the coding sequence ATGCCAACCAACATCGATACCCACGATCTCGATGCCACCTCCGGCGCCGTGTATTTCGCCGTCGGCCGTGGCACCGAAGGTGGCCCCGCCTCCTACCATCTGGCCATCGCCGGCATCACCCAGGGCGTGACCGAACCGCACTGGGGCACGGTGAACAAAGTCGCGCAGAACAGCGGTTACAGCCTGGGCGCGATCCAGGTCGACTTCGGCCAGCGTGGCGAATGGGCGCTGGGCGCCATCGACGGCCATGCACTGAAGGCCGGCGAAACGACCTATGTCGACGCCGTGATCGATCAGGCCAGCAGCTATGCCAAGGCGCACAACCTGCCCTTCACCCAGGACCACGCCGACCTGCGCCGCGACCTGCTCAGCCACGGCAATGGCCTGAGCGGGCGCAGCTCGATCCAGTTCATCGATACCAACACGCGCGACAGCATCAACGCCTGGGCCGGTTCGGCCGAGGGCAAGCAGTGGATCCACGCCAACATCGACTACCCGCAGGTGCGCAACGCCACCCGGATCGGCATGACGATGGTGGACGCGCACGGCAGCGGCATCGCCGAGGAAAACCGCTTCGAAGCCATCAGCCTGATCGCCAAGACCGCCAACCAGTTGCCCAGCCAGCTGCCCAAGCTGCAGAAAGTGCTGGAAGACGGCGGTGACTACGAGGCGCTGCGCGCCAAGGCCGGGCAGATCCGCGAAACCTACCAGTACTTCGATGCGCCCAAGGCCGGCGACATCGCCGTGCGCTACGAGGACGCGTATGCCAACAACAAGGACGCAATGGACCGCGCCCATGCCAAGGTCAGCAGCCGCGACTACTCGCCTGCCGGTGAGCACAACGACGCCGATATCCAGGTGGCGCTGGGCCAGATCGGCGCACCGCGCCAGCAGGCCGGTTCGCAGACGTTGAAGGAAGGGTCCAGCGGCCGTGACGTGCTGAAGCTGGAAAGCAACCTGGTCACGCTGGGCCATGCCAGTGCTGACGGCCAGCAGACGCTGAATCCGGACCGGCGCTTCGATGCCACTACCCGCAAGGCGGTGGAAGACTTCCAGCGCGAGCACAATCTCGACCCGGTGGACGGCAAGGCGGGCCCAGCCACGCTGGCCGCGATCGACCGTGACGCGCGCGAACTGCAGGGCAACCTGGCCGCGCTGGGGCTGACCGACGCCAAGGGCCAGGCCATCAGCAGCGACGGCTATCTGGGCAGCGGCAGCCGCCACGCGATCAACACCTTCCAGCAGCAGCATGGCCTGCCTGCGACTGGCATCGCCGATGCGGAGACCCGCCAGGCGCTGGCCAATGAAGTGCAGCAGCGTGCGCAGGGACAGGGCAACACCCCGGAACAGCAGGCAGCGGCCGAGCCAGCGCGCGAGACGGTGTACCCGATGTCCGACCCGCGCAGCCCGCAGAACTGGCTGTACACCGAGACCCTGGTGCAGGTGAAGTTCGCCGAGGAAGCGCGTGGCCTGCCCTCCGGCGAGCACAGCGAGAAGCTGGCCGCTGCGCTTACCGTGGAAGCTGCGCGCGCCGGCCTGTACCGGGTTGATCGCGTTGAGCTGAACCAGGATGGCTCGATGGCGCGCGCGGTGCAGGCCAATGCACTGCACGACGAAAGCGCGTTGAACCGCAATACCGCGCCGGTATCGACCGCTGACGCGATGCGCCAGAGCGTGCAGGAGAACAGCGAGCGGGCCTTGCAGGTGAGCGATCAGCAGCGCGAGCAGCAGAAGATCGACCAGCAGACCCAGCAGCATGGGCCGCGGGCCATGATGGCGTAA
- a CDS encoding addiction module antidote protein, whose protein sequence is MAAGDAGHFQEALGTVARARGMGGVAEASGLGRESLYKALRPGAHPRFDTVQRVLSALGVHLIVQAGKA, encoded by the coding sequence TTGGCAGCTGGTGATGCGGGCCACTTCCAGGAGGCGCTCGGAACAGTGGCGCGCGCCCGCGGCATGGGCGGCGTTGCCGAGGCCTCCGGTCTTGGACGCGAGAGCCTGTACAAGGCGCTGCGCCCCGGAGCACACCCACGCTTCGATACCGTGCAACGTGTGCTGTCGGCGCTTGGGGTGCACCTGATCGTGCAGGCCGGCAAGGCCTGA
- a CDS encoding SulP family inorganic anion transporter: MQTSYPLRQQWLGNIRGDLLSGIVVALALIPEAIAFSLIAGVDPKVGLYAAFSIAVITAIAGGRPGMISAATGAMALVMVDLVKDHGLQYLFAASILAGLLQVLAGVFKLGSLMRFVSRSVITGFVNALAILIFLAQMPELIGRGPTVYVLCAAALAIIYLLPRITRAVPSPLVAIVVLTAVVIGFGVEVRSVGDMGQLPDSLPHFLLPDVPLTWETLRILLPVSATLAVVGLLESMMTLQIVEDITETPSERNRECVGQGVANTVTGFLGGMAGCAMIGQSVINVTSGGRGRLSCLVAGVFLLVLVVYGSDLVRQIPMAALVAVMIMVSIGTFSWRSLRDLRTHPRSSSAVMLLTVVVTVATHDLAKGVLSGVLLSALFFARKVGRMLDVQRDDAGDTQVYRVRGQVFFASAGQLGAAFDYQHVAPKVQIDLRDAHLWDLTAVAALERAQEKLAAHGAEVTVVGLNAASKTLIEQVGGARSAH; this comes from the coding sequence ATGCAAACGTCCTACCCCCTGCGCCAGCAATGGCTCGGTAACATCCGTGGCGACCTGCTCTCCGGCATCGTCGTCGCCCTGGCCCTGATTCCCGAGGCCATCGCGTTCTCGCTCATCGCCGGCGTCGACCCCAAGGTCGGCCTGTATGCCGCGTTCTCCATTGCCGTCATCACCGCCATCGCTGGCGGCCGCCCCGGCATGATCTCCGCCGCCACCGGTGCAATGGCGCTGGTGATGGTCGACCTGGTCAAGGACCATGGCCTGCAGTACCTGTTCGCTGCCAGCATCCTGGCGGGCCTGCTGCAGGTGCTCGCGGGCGTGTTCAAGCTGGGCTCGTTGATGCGCTTCGTCTCGCGCTCGGTCATCACCGGCTTCGTCAACGCGCTGGCGATCCTGATCTTCCTGGCACAGATGCCCGAGCTGATCGGCCGCGGCCCGACGGTGTACGTACTGTGCGCCGCCGCGCTGGCGATCATCTACCTGCTGCCACGCATCACCCGCGCGGTGCCGTCGCCGCTGGTGGCCATCGTCGTACTCACTGCCGTGGTGATCGGCTTCGGCGTGGAGGTGCGCAGCGTCGGCGACATGGGCCAGCTGCCCGACAGCCTGCCGCATTTCCTGCTGCCCGACGTGCCGCTCACCTGGGAGACGCTGCGCATCCTGCTGCCGGTGTCGGCCACGCTGGCGGTGGTCGGCCTGCTCGAATCGATGATGACCCTGCAGATCGTCGAGGACATCACCGAGACGCCCAGCGAGCGCAACCGCGAATGCGTCGGCCAGGGCGTGGCGAATACGGTCACCGGCTTCCTCGGCGGCATGGCCGGCTGCGCGATGATTGGCCAGTCGGTGATCAACGTGACCTCCGGTGGCCGCGGCCGCCTGTCCTGCCTGGTGGCCGGCGTGTTCCTGCTGGTACTGGTGGTGTATGGCAGCGACCTGGTGCGGCAGATCCCGATGGCCGCGCTGGTGGCGGTGATGATCATGGTCAGCATCGGCACCTTCAGCTGGCGCTCGCTGCGCGACCTGCGCACGCATCCGCGCAGCTCGTCTGCGGTGATGCTGCTGACCGTGGTGGTCACCGTGGCCACCCACGATCTGGCCAAGGGCGTGCTCAGCGGTGTGCTGCTGTCGGCCCTGTTCTTCGCGCGCAAGGTTGGCCGCATGCTGGACGTGCAGCGTGATGATGCTGGTGACACGCAGGTCTACCGCGTGCGTGGACAGGTGTTCTTTGCCTCGGCGGGGCAGCTGGGAGCGGCGTTCGACTACCAGCACGTGGCGCCGAAGGTGCAGATTGATCTGCGCGATGCCCACCTGTGGGACCTGACTGCCGTGGCCGCGCTGGAGCGAGCGCAGGAAAAGCTGGCCGCGCACGGTGCCGAGGTGACGGTGGTCGGACTCAATGCGGCCAGCAAGACGTTGATCGAGCAGGTGGGTGGCGCGCGCAGCGCTCACTGA
- a CDS encoding cation diffusion facilitator family transporter produces MAPLYNRAMATHRPQFFDPATEQGVLRLSIAASLLLAAAAVVFGLLANSSLIIFDGIYGLIDVVMTWLSLLVARLIALSTQTDALQSRLNQRFTMGFWHLEPIVLGVSGTLMIGAALYALVNAVDALMSGGRHIALGPAIAFAGLSIVGEGALAWFILRANRRIGSEFIALDAKNWVIAASMSACYLLAFLGGVLVQGTSLAWIGPYIDPAILAFVCVLVMIAPLGTVRRALAGILLVTPPELQAHVDAVARAIVAKHGFVEHRSYVAQVGRGEQIELFFVVPENDPPRPLVEWDQLRDEIGDALGEASPDRWLTIMFTTDREWTI; encoded by the coding sequence ATGGCGCCGCTCTACAATCGGGCCATGGCCACCCACCGCCCGCAGTTCTTCGACCCCGCCACCGAACAGGGCGTGCTTCGCCTGTCGATCGCCGCTTCGCTGCTGCTGGCCGCGGCGGCCGTGGTGTTCGGCCTGCTCGCCAATTCGTCGTTGATCATCTTCGACGGCATCTATGGCCTGATCGACGTGGTGATGACCTGGCTGTCGCTGCTGGTGGCGCGGTTGATCGCGCTGTCCACGCAGACCGATGCGCTGCAATCGCGGCTCAACCAGCGCTTCACCATGGGCTTCTGGCATCTGGAGCCGATCGTGCTGGGGGTGAGCGGCACGCTGATGATCGGCGCGGCGCTGTATGCCCTGGTCAATGCGGTGGATGCGTTGATGTCCGGTGGCCGCCATATCGCGCTGGGCCCGGCCATTGCCTTCGCCGGGCTGTCGATCGTGGGCGAAGGTGCGCTGGCCTGGTTCATCCTGCGCGCCAACCGCCGCATCGGCTCGGAATTCATCGCGTTGGACGCGAAGAACTGGGTGATCGCGGCCAGCATGTCGGCCTGCTACCTGCTGGCCTTCCTCGGCGGCGTGCTGGTGCAGGGCACCTCGCTGGCGTGGATCGGGCCGTACATCGACCCGGCCATCCTCGCCTTCGTCTGCGTGCTGGTGATGATCGCCCCGCTCGGTACCGTGCGCCGGGCGCTGGCCGGCATCCTGCTGGTCACCCCGCCGGAACTGCAGGCGCACGTGGATGCGGTGGCACGCGCGATCGTGGCCAAGCACGGCTTCGTCGAGCACCGCAGCTACGTGGCGCAGGTGGGGCGTGGCGAGCAGATCGAGCTGTTCTTCGTGGTGCCGGAAAACGACCCGCCGCGACCCTTGGTGGAATGGGATCAGCTGCGCGACGAGATCGGAGATGCGCTGGGCGAGGCCTCACCGGACCGCTGGCTGACCATCATGTTCACCACCGACCGCGAATGGACGATCTAG
- a CDS encoding organic hydroperoxide resistance protein yields MSIEKVLYTAQATSTGGREGRSVSSDNVLDIQLSTPRELGGAGGPGTNPEQLFAAGYSACFLGALKFVAGQAKVALPADTTVTGKVGIGQIPTGFGIEAELTINVPGVPREQVEELVQKAHIVCPYSNATRGNIDVTLIVA; encoded by the coding sequence ATGTCCATCGAAAAGGTTCTGTACACCGCCCAGGCCACCTCCACCGGCGGCCGTGAAGGCCGTTCCGTCTCCTCCGACAACGTGCTGGACATCCAGCTGTCGACCCCGCGCGAGCTGGGCGGCGCCGGCGGCCCGGGCACCAACCCGGAACAGCTGTTCGCGGCTGGCTACTCGGCCTGCTTCCTGGGCGCGCTGAAGTTCGTGGCCGGCCAGGCCAAGGTCGCGCTGCCGGCCGACACCACCGTGACCGGCAAGGTCGGCATCGGCCAGATCCCGACCGGTTTCGGCATCGAAGCCGAGCTGACCATCAACGTGCCGGGCGTGCCGCGCGAGCAGGTGGAAGAACTGGTGCAGAAGGCGCACATCGTGTGCCCGTACTCGAATGCCACCCGCGGCAACATCGACGTGACGCTGATCGTTGCCTGA
- the mmsB gene encoding 3-hydroxyisobutyrate dehydrogenase encodes MSRIAFIGLGNMGGPMAANLVKNGHTVRVFDLVPAAVQAAVDAGASAAASARETLADAEVVISMLPASRHVEGVYLGDDGILAAIPAGALVIDCSTIAPASARKVSEAAAARGLQMIDAPVSGGTAGAQAGTLTFIVGGEKDALERARPVLQAMGKNIFHVGASGAGQVAKLCNNMALGVIMAVTGEAIALGVAHGLDPKVLSQMMAVSTGRSWATEVCNPWPGVLENAPASRGYSGGFGSDLMLKDMGLAVEAAMSVGASIPLGEVARNLYSMNHQAGRGKLDFSSVVQLITSDQ; translated from the coding sequence ATGAGCCGCATTGCATTCATTGGGTTGGGCAACATGGGTGGCCCGATGGCCGCCAATCTGGTCAAGAACGGCCACACCGTGCGCGTGTTCGATCTGGTCCCGGCCGCGGTGCAGGCGGCCGTCGATGCCGGCGCCAGCGCGGCTGCGTCGGCGCGTGAAACCCTGGCCGACGCCGAAGTGGTGATCTCGATGCTGCCGGCCAGCCGCCATGTCGAAGGCGTGTACCTGGGCGATGACGGCATCCTCGCCGCGATTCCGGCCGGTGCACTGGTCATCGACTGCAGCACCATTGCCCCGGCGAGCGCGCGCAAGGTTTCCGAAGCCGCGGCCGCGCGTGGCCTGCAGATGATCGACGCGCCGGTGTCCGGCGGTACCGCCGGTGCCCAGGCCGGCACCCTGACCTTCATCGTCGGTGGTGAAAAGGACGCGCTGGAACGCGCGCGCCCGGTGCTGCAGGCGATGGGCAAGAACATCTTCCACGTGGGCGCCAGTGGTGCCGGCCAGGTTGCCAAGCTGTGCAACAACATGGCGCTGGGCGTGATCATGGCGGTGACCGGCGAAGCCATCGCGCTCGGCGTGGCGCACGGGCTGGACCCGAAGGTGCTGTCGCAGATGATGGCGGTCAGCACCGGCCGCAGCTGGGCCACCGAAGTGTGCAACCCGTGGCCGGGCGTGCTGGAGAACGCGCCTGCGTCGCGCGGCTACAGCGGCGGTTTCGGCAGCGACCTGATGCTGAAGGACATGGGCCTGGCGGTGGAAGCGGCGATGAGTGTCGGTGCCTCGATCCCGCTGGGCGAAGTGGCCCGCAACCTGTATTCGATGAACCACCAGGCCGGCCGCGGCAAGCTGGATTTCTCCAGCGTCGTGCAGCTGATCACCAGCGACCAGTAA